In Chlorocebus sabaeus isolate Y175 chromosome 11, mChlSab1.0.hap1, whole genome shotgun sequence, one DNA window encodes the following:
- the LOC103238197 gene encoding LOW QUALITY PROTEIN: short transient receptor potential channel 6 (The sequence of the model RefSeq protein was modified relative to this genomic sequence to represent the inferred CDS: inserted 1 base in 1 codon; deleted 1 base in 1 codon; substituted 2 bases at 2 genomic stop codons) gives MSPWEIFQTAFSVVCWVQQPECDEWEVRKRMTIQQMALEKDLFKGRSKRRSLNVYYMARTSTACTTWLPLLIIQSWLVGMIWAECKEIWTQGPKEYLFELWNMLDFGMLAIFSVSFIARFRAFWHASKAQSVTDAXDTLKDLTKVTLGDNGKYYDLARREWDPSDPRMVSEGLCAVAVVLIFSGIAYIXPANESFGPLQMSLGGAVKDIFMFMVIFIMVFVAFVIGMFNLYSYYIGAKQNEAFTTVQESFKTLFWAIFGLSEVKSVVINYNHKFIENIGYVLYGVYNVTVVIVLLNMLIAIINNSFQEIEDDTDVEWKFSRVKLWFSYFGEGRGLPVPFNLVRGPGSLLCILLKLKGWIFXLYQSHKKCFQGDVEINRDRDK, from the exons ATGAGTCCGTGGGAGATCTTCCAAACAGCATTCTCAGTGGTATGTTGGGTGCAGCAGCCAGAGTGTGATGAGTGGGAAGTGAGGAAGCGGATGACTATTCAACAAATGGCGTTAGAAAAAGATCTTTTCAAAGGAAGAAGCAAGAGACGCTCACTAAATGTCTATTATATGGCAAGAAc GTCCACAGCATGTACTACCTGGTTACCACTGCTGATCATTCAGA GTtggttagtgg GCATGATATGGGCTGAGTGTAAAGAAATTTGGACTCAAGGCCCCAAGGAATATTTGTTTGAGTTGTGGAATATGCTTGATTTTGGTATGTTAGCAATTTTCTCAGTATCATTCATTGCAAGATTCAGGGCATTCTGGCATGCTTCCAAAGCCCAGAGCGTCACTGATGCATAAGATACTTTGAAGGACTTGACAAAAGTAACATTGGGAGATAATGGGAAATACTACGATTTGGCCAGGAGGGAGTGGGACCCCTCTGATCCTCGGATGGTGTCTGAAGGTCTTTGTGCAGttgctgtggttttgattttctctGGGATAGCTTATA TTCCAGCCAATGAAAGCTTTGGACCTCTGCAGATGTCGCTTGGAGGAGCAGTCAAAGACATCTTCATGTTCATGGTCATATTCATTATGGTGTTTGTGGCCTTTGTGATTGGAATGTTCAACCTGTACTCCTACTACATTGgtgcaaaacaaaatgaagccTTCACAACAGTTCAAGAGAGTTTTAAGACACTATTCTGGGCTATATTTGGACTTTCTGAAGTGAAATCAGTGGTCATAAACTATAACCACAAATTCATTGAAAACATTGGTTATGTTCTTTATGGAGTCTATAATGTCACAGTGGTCATTGTTTTGCTAAATATGTTAATTGCCATTATCAACAATTCATTCCAGGAAATTGAGGATGACACTGATGTGGAGTGGAAATTTTCAAGGGTCAAACTCTGGTTTTCCTactttggggaggggagaggactTCCTGTTCCCTTCAATCTGGTGCGGGGTCCGGGGTCCCTGCTTTGTATCTTGCTGAAGCTTAAAGGGTGGATTTTTTAGCTCTAC CAGAGTCATAAAAAATGTTTCCAAGGAGATGTAGAGATaaatagagatagagataaaTAG